A region from the Lolium perenne isolate Kyuss_39 chromosome 4, Kyuss_2.0, whole genome shotgun sequence genome encodes:
- the LOC127297095 gene encoding uncharacterized protein, whose amino-acid sequence MGYNRNRRGRGSSSSSSSSRRTKQEEALCDAGPGTSLPRQEDSTEEETNVMKIQLAMWDFGQCDAKRCTGRKLSRFGLLKELRVTNGFGGVVLSPVGTHCVSKEDHPIVQRKGLAVVDCSWARLDDVPFAKLRCGAPRLLPWLVAANPVNYGRPCQLSCVEALSAALIICGEKDTGELLLAKFKWGHSFLSLNRDLLKAYSKCENGTEIINVQNSWLASATSVPKSPANATEKSHQSTEEGSDDDSDDGLPPLEENMNHLNLSEDEEESEEESETE is encoded by the exons ATGGGGTACAACCGCAATAGGCGCGGGCGcggatcctcctcctcgtcatcctcTTCACGCCGCACCAAGCAAGAAGAAGCCTTGTG CGATGCTGGTCCGGGGACATCACTTCCAAGGCAGGAAG ACAGCACCGAAGAGGAAACCAATGTCATGAAAATTCAGCTTGCGATGTGG GACTTTGGACAATGCGATGCTAAAAGATGCACTGGTCGTAAACTTTCAAGATTTGGGCTTTTAAAG GAGTTGCGAGTGACAAATGGTTTTGGTGGTGTTGTTCTCAG CCCTGTTGGGACACATTGTGTATCCAAGGAAGATCATCCTATCGTGCAAAGAAAAGGATTGGCCGTGGTTGATTGTTCTTGGGCGCGTTTAGATGATGTTCCTTTCGCGAAACTCCGTTGTGGTGCTCCTCGTCTCT TGCCATGGTTGGTAGCAGCAAACCCTGTGAATTATGGCCGCCCATGTCAGCTGTCCTGTGTAGAAGCTTTATCAGCTGCCCTCATAATATG TGGGGAGAAAGATACCGGAGAACTGCTGCTTGCAAAATTCAAATGGGGTCACTCATTTTTATCACTTAACAG AGATCTGCTGAAAGCATACTCCAAGTGTGAGAATGGCACCGAGATAATTAATGTGCAGAACTCGTGGTTAGCAAGTGCCACAAGCGTTCCCAAGTCACCTGCAAATG CAACAGAGAAATCACACCAAAGCACAGAGGAAGGATCGGATGATGATTCTGATGATGGCTTGCCACCTCTGGAGGAGAACATGAACCATTTGAACCTTAGTGAAGACGAAGAAGAAAGCGAAGAGGAAAGTGAAACCGAGTAG
- the LOC127297093 gene encoding aminotransferase ALD1 homolog: MPTNMISKVFEKAVLPLDVAPAVKITASRTSVRRNPNMEKLRNGYLFPEISMRREAHQKKYPDAKVISLGIGDTTEPIPSIITSAMAEYSLALSTPEGYQGYGPEKGQKSLRKAIAEKIYPNMGITDTEVFISDGAQCDIARLQMLFGRDVTIAVQDPTFPGYVDTGVIMGQTGGAGESGRYAGIEYMRCAPENAFFPDLATVPRTDVIFFCSPNNPTGHAASRDQLRQLVDFARGNGSIVVFDSAYSSYVSGDQLPRSIYEIPGAREVAIEISSFSKFAGFTGVRLGWAVVPDELLYADGTSVARDFDRVVCTTFNGASSVAQVGGLACLETEEGREAVRRVVAKYKENTRVLVDTFSALGKEVYGGDDSPYVWVRFPGQRSWDVFGEILEKTHVITVPGSGFGPGGEGFIRVSAFNSKEKVVEACARLTSFLA, from the exons ATGCCGACAAATATGATCTCCAA GGTATTCGAGAAGGCTGTCCTTCCACTGGATGTTGCACCTGCTGTAAAGATAACAG CTTCTCGGACGAGCGTGCGTCGCAATCCAAACATGGAGAAGCTTCGGAACGGGTACTTATTCCCGGAG ATTAGCATGAGACGTGAAGCACACCAGAAGAAGTACCCAGACGCGAAGGTCATCAGCTTGGGAATCGGCGACACAACTGAACCCATACCAAGCATAATCACATCCGCTATGGCCGAG TACTCCCTTGCCCTATCAACTCCTGAAGGGTACCAAGGCTACGGGccggagaaaggccagaag AGTCTGAGGAAGGCCATCGCTGAGAAGATATACCCAAACATGGGGATAACAGACACCGAGGTGTTCATTTCGGACGGCGCGCAGTGCGACATTGCACGCCTTCAG ATGCTGTTCGGGCGAGACGTAACCATTGCCGTCCAAGATCCCACCTTTCCG GGGTACGTGGACACCGGCGTGATCATGGGGCAGACGGGCGGCGCGGGCGAGTCTGGCCGGTACGCGGGGATCGAGTACATGCGGTGCGCGCCGGAGAACGCCTTCTTCCCTGACCTCGCCACCGTGCCGCGCACCGACGTGATCTTCTTCTGCTCCCCGAACAACCCCACCGGCCACGCGGCCTCCCGCGACCAGCTCCGGCAGCTGGTGGACTTCGCGCGCGGGAACGGCTCCATCGTCGTCTTCGACTCGGCCTACTCCTCCTACGTCTCCGGCGACCAGCTGCCGCGGTCCATCTACGAGATCCCGGGGGCGCGGGAGGTGGCCATCGAGATCTCCTCCTTCTCCAAGTTCGCCGGGTTCACGGGCGTGCGGCTGGGGTGGGCCGTCGTCCCCGACGAGCTGCTCTACGCCGACGGCACGAGCGTCGCCCGGGACTTCGACCGCGTCGTGTGCACCACCTTCAACGGCGCGTCGAGCGTGGCGCAGGTGGGCGGGCTGGCGTGCCTGGAGACGGAGGAAGGGCGCGAGGCGGTGCGGCGCGTGGTGGCCAAGTACAAGGAGAACACGCGGGTGCTGGTGGACACCTTCTCGGCGCTGGGGAAGGAGGTCTACGGCGGCGACGACTCGCCGTACGTCTGGGTGAGGTTCCCCGGGCAGCGGTCGTGGGACGTGTTCGGGGAGATACTGGAGAAGACGCACGTCATCACCGTGCCGGGGAGCGGCTTCGGCCCCGGCGGCGAGGGGTTCATCAGGGTCAGCGCCTTCAACAGCAAGGAGAAGGTGGTGGAGGCGTGCGCcaggctcaccagcttcctcgccTAG
- the LOC127297096 gene encoding RNA cytidine acetyltransferase 1: protein MRKKVDERIRTLIENGVRQRQRSMFVIVGDKSRDQIVNLNYMLAKSRVKSRPSVLWCYRSRLEISSHRKKRAKQLKKLMQRGLMDPDKADPFSLFLETSDITYCQYKDSERVLGNTFGMCILQDFEALTPNLLARTIETVEGGGLVILLLSSLSSLTSLYTMVMDVHERFRTESHTTAATRFNERFLLSIASCKACIVMDDELNILPISSHMKFIQPVTNNEDSEGLSERERELKDLKDQFREDFPVGPLIGKCCTMDQGKAVINFLDSILDKSLRSTVALLAARGRGKSAALGLAIAGAIAAGYSNIFVTAPSPENLNTLFDFVCKGMNALEYKEHLHYDVVKSADPNLRKATIQINVHKQHRQTIQYMKPHDHGKLSQVELLVIDEAAAIPLPIVKSLLGPYLVFLSSTVNGYEGTGRSLSLKLLQQLESQSQPSASSDKPNSSRLFKKIDLNESIRYASGDPIETWLNELLCLDLANSIPNISRLPAPKECELYYVNRDTLFSYHKESEVFLQRMMALYVASHYKNSPNDLQLMADAPAHHLFVLLGKVDESENQLPDILCVIQVCLEGQISRKSAIRSLNEGHAPSGDQIPWKFCEQFQDNVFPSLSGARIVRIAVHPGALRLGYGSAAVQLLASYYQGKMSVFKDEEEDEEPGIKISEAAEKASLLEECIKPRANLPPLLVNVEDRRPEKLHYLGVSFGLTQELFRFWRKHNFYPFYVGQIPSAVTGEHTCMAMSPLNSDDIKVGGDSIELGFLEPFYQDFRQRFRRLLGTSFRHLNFKLAMSVLASKIDFSHHEPSDYDISLTSKLLRDVLSPHDMKRLEAYSNNLVDYHLILDLVPILAHEYFSEKLPVTLHGAQASVLFCMGLQDKDISATKEELGIEREQVLSNFIKTMKKLYGYLHNTAGKEIEATLPRLKEIEMAPLSRSMDEDLDEAAEEVKEKRRAADEAAVDPKLLQKYAIDSDDFEIEKALQDGKLSASGVISVKSSKTNADKKEKHRDTEKSKRKGTDGSRSSKKKRT from the exons atgaGGAAGAAGGTGGACGAGCGCATCCGGACGCTGATCGAGAACGGGGTGCGGCAGCGGCAGCGCTCCATGTTCGTCATCGTCGGCGACAAGTCGCGGGACCAGATCGTCAACCTCAACTACATGCTCGCCAAGTCCCGGGTCAAGTCCCGGCCCTCCGTGCTCTGGTGCTACCGCAGCAGGCTCGAGATCAGCAGCCACCGCAAGAAGCGCGCCAAGCAGCTCAAGAAGCTCATGCAGCGCGGCCTCATGGACCCGGACAAGGCCGACCCCTTCTCGCTCTTCCTCGAGACCTCCGACATCACCTACTGCCAGTACAAGGACTCCGAGAGGGTCCTCGGAAACACGTTCGGCATGTGCATACTGCAG GACTTTGAGGCGCTGACGCCCAACCTTCTGGCCAGAACCATTGAGACCGTTGAGGGCGGTGGGCTGGTCATCCTGCTGCTCTCTTCGCTGTCCTCACTAACCAGTCTGTATACCATGGTCATG GATGTTCACGAGAGGTTCCGAACAGAGTCGCATACTACCGCAGCCACAAGGTTCAACGAGAGGTTCTTGCTGTCCATAGCATCATGCAAAGCATGCATCGTCATGGATGACGAACTCAACATTTTGCCTATATCATCTCACATGAAATTCATACAGCCGGTTACGAACAATGAG GATTCCGAGGGGTTGTCAGAAAGGGAGCGGGAGTTGAAAGACCTAAAAGATCAATTCCGTGAAGACTTCCCTGTTGGCCCTTTGATTGGGAAGTGCTGCACGATGGATCAG GGTAAAGCCGTCATCAATTTCCTGGACTCTATTTTGGACAAGTCACTCAGGAGCACGGTTGCCTTGCTCGCTGCCCGTGGACGTGGGAAATCAGCAGCCCTTGGTCTTGCTATTGCTGGAGCCATCGCAGCTGG GTATTCAAATATATTTGTCACCGCTCCGAGTCCAGAGAACCTAAATACACTATTTGATTTTGTCTGCAAAGGAATGAATGCATTGGAGTACAAG GAGCATTTGCATTATGATGTAGTGAAGAGTGCAGATCCAAATCTCAGGAAAGCAACAATACAAATAAACGTCCACAAGCAGCATCGTCAAACAATCCAG TATATGAAACCACatgatcatggaaagctttctcaaGTTGAACTTCTTGTCATTGATGAAGCTGCTGCCATTCCATTACCTATTGTGAAGTCCTTGCTCGGTCCATACCTTGTTTTCCTATCTTCCACTGTCAACGG GTATGAAGGAACAGGCCGATCCTTGTCTTTGAAGCTCCTCCAGCAGTTAGAATCCCAAAGCCAGCCATCAGCTTCGAGCGACAAACCCAATTCCA GTAGGCTGTTTAAGAAAATTGATTTGAATGAATCCATTAGATATGCATCTGGTGATCCTATTGAAACCTGGCTTAATGAGTTACTTTGTTTGGATCTTGCAAACTCCATTCCAAATATCAGTAG GCTACCTGCCCCAAAAGAGTGTGAGCTGTATTATGTCAACCGGGACACACTATTCTCGTATCACAAGGAGAGCGAGGTATTTTTACAG AGGATGATGGCGCTTTATGTTGCTTCTCACTACAAAAATTCTCCCAATGACTTGCAATTGATGGCTGATGCGCCAGCACATCACCTTTTTGTACTGCTTG GCAAGGTTGATGAGTCCGAAAACCAGCTCCCTGATATTTTGTGTGTGATTCAG GTCTGCCTGGAAGGACAAATATCTCGAAAATCAGCTATCAGAAGCCTAAATGAGGGTCATGCCCCTTCTGGTGATCAAATACCATGGAAGTTCTGTGAACAATTTCAAGACAATGTATTTCCCAGTCTCTCAGGAGCTCGGATAGTACGAATCGCTGTTCATCCAGGTGCCCTCAGG CTTGGATATGGTTCAGCTGCCGTCCAACTTCTAGCAAG TTATTATCAAGGAAAAATGTCAGTATTTAAagatgaggaggaagatgaagagcCTGGAATTAAAATTAGTGAAGCTGCAGAGAAG GCTTCTCTGCTAGAAGAGTGCATAAAGCCTAGGGCAAATCTTCCACCACTGCTTGTTAATGTTGAGGATCGTCGTCCTGAAAAGCTCCATTATCTTGGTGTATCTTTTGGGTTGACACAAGAGCTTTTCCGGTTTTGGCGGAAGCACAACTTCTATCCATTCTATGTGGGCCAGATTCCA AGTGCTGTTACTGGTGAACATACCTGCATGGCCATGAGTCCCTTAAATAGCGATGACATCAAAGTTGGTGGTGATTCAATCGAACTTGGATTTTTGGAACCATTTTATCAAG ATTTCAGACAGAGGTTCAGGCGGCTGTTGGGAACATCTTTCCGGCATCTCAACTTTAAGCTTGCAATGAG cgttttggcttccaaaatagaCTTTTCACATCACGAGCCTTCAGATTATGATATCAGTCTTACATCGAAGTTATTGAGAGATGTATTATCCCCACATGACATGAAGCGGCTAGAGGCTTATTCTAACAACTTGGTCGATTATCATCTG ATTCTGGATCTTGTCCCTATCCTTGCACATGAGTACTTTTCAGAGAAGCTTCCTGTTACACTACATGGTGCCCAAGCTTCTGTTTTATTCTGTATGGGGCTACAGGACAAAGATATAAGTGCTACAAAG GAAGAGCTTGGCATAGAAAGGGAACAAGTTCTATCTAACTTCATCAAGACAATGAAGAAATTATATGGTTACCTTCACAACACCGCAGGAAAAGAAATTGAAGCAACCTTACCGCGACTAAAGGAA ATTGAAATGGCTCCACTTAGCAGATCTATGGACGAAGACCTTGATGAAGCAGCTGAGGAAGTGAAG GAAAAAAGAAGAGCTGCAGATGAAGCTGCTGTGGACCCGAAGTTACTGCAGAAATATGCAATTGACAGTGACGACTTCGAGATTGAGAAGGCTCTGCAGGATGGGAAGTTGTCTGCAAGCGGTGTTATCAGTGTAAAATCAAGCAAAACAAATGCTGACAAGAAAGAGAAGCACAGGGACACTGAAAAATCGAAAAGGAAAGGAACAGATGGTAGTAGATCGTCAAAGAAAAAGAGGACTTGA